The following are encoded in a window of Telmatobacter sp. DSM 110680 genomic DNA:
- a CDS encoding site-specific DNA-methyltransferase: protein MKSVGEWHDRIIVGDSKRLATEVPSGIVKTIITSPPYFGHRDYAGVSEIACDELGKESDHVQYVKRLVQVFADLKDALAADGTLWLNLGDTYRQGQMLGIPWRVALGLQDSGWLLRSEIIWEKPNAMPSSVKDRPTTSHEHLFLLAKSSAYFYDADAIREPHVTFSPNSKMKGGRAHLGKRNGTPEAGKNKGNQNLHDGRWDQYFHPLGRNKRTVWSIPLGKFRGAHFAVFPEQLVENCILAGSSPNDVVLDPFMGSGTTAIVAQRLNRRYLGFELVPEYAALAESRLRHLQSAPLFQPKRPEKPESISVAPDQSAETAPSNLLF, encoded by the coding sequence ATGAAATCAGTTGGCGAATGGCACGATAGGATCATAGTTGGAGATAGCAAGCGCCTTGCAACTGAGGTTCCGAGTGGCATCGTAAAGACCATCATTACGAGTCCGCCGTACTTCGGCCACCGAGACTATGCAGGTGTTAGCGAAATCGCCTGTGATGAGTTGGGCAAAGAATCCGATCATGTGCAGTATGTAAAGCGTTTGGTGCAGGTGTTTGCTGACTTAAAAGACGCTTTGGCCGCCGATGGAACGCTTTGGCTGAATCTTGGAGATACCTACCGTCAAGGCCAAATGCTGGGAATCCCGTGGCGAGTTGCCCTTGGGCTTCAGGATTCCGGTTGGCTTCTACGAAGCGAAATCATTTGGGAGAAGCCAAACGCTATGCCCTCGTCAGTAAAAGACAGGCCAACCACTTCACATGAGCATCTCTTCTTGCTGGCCAAGTCATCGGCCTATTTCTACGATGCAGATGCAATCCGGGAGCCACACGTCACCTTTTCTCCTAACTCCAAGATGAAGGGGGGCCGCGCTCACCTCGGGAAGCGAAATGGAACGCCGGAAGCTGGTAAAAACAAGGGCAACCAAAACCTTCACGACGGACGTTGGGATCAATACTTCCATCCTCTCGGAAGGAACAAGAGAACGGTCTGGAGTATACCTCTCGGAAAATTCCGAGGTGCGCATTTCGCCGTCTTTCCTGAGCAACTCGTTGAGAACTGCATTCTCGCGGGATCGTCTCCGAACGATGTTGTCTTGGACCCCTTCATGGGATCAGGCACAACCGCGATTGTTGCGCAGCGTCTCAATCGCAGGTATCTCGGTTTCGAGTTGGTCCCTGAATACGCCGCCCTAGCAGAAAGCAGACTTAGGCATTTGCAGTCCGCTCCCCTGTTCCAACCGAAGCGACCCGAAAAACCAGAAAGCATTTCAGTGGCACCTGATCAGTCGGCAGAGACGGCTCCATCGAATCTTCTGTTCTGA
- a CDS encoding helix-turn-helix transcriptional regulator, with the protein MPDFSAFFVALGTRVRKLRKKRGLSQEDMIPLGFSARHWQQIEAGRPITMTTLLKVCHALEVPLSEMLAGFDRLLPKNDKDSE; encoded by the coding sequence ATGCCCGATTTTTCAGCTTTTTTCGTTGCGCTCGGGACACGTGTGCGCAAACTGCGGAAGAAAAGAGGCTTGAGCCAAGAAGACATGATTCCTCTTGGATTCTCCGCAAGACATTGGCAACAAATCGAAGCTGGACGGCCTATCACCATGACCACCTTATTGAAGGTGTGCCATGCCCTTGAAGTTCCCTTGTCGGAGATGCTTGCTGGATTTGATCGTCTGTTACCGAAGAACGATAAGGACTCCGAATGA
- a CDS encoding queuosine precursor transporter, producing the protein MNRRYRYLDLMTIGFVVVLLISNLVGPKICRIGPLRPSAAEFLFPLTYICGDVFTEVYGYGSSRRAIWLGFFAMALLIAMGQVAVSLPPAPEWHGQEAFANVFSVVPRFALASLVAYWCGEFTNSFTLAKLKLLTGGRWLWTRTVGSTLTGQAVDTTVLIVIAFAGTQPPGMLVRMIVSAYLIKVAVEVMATPVTYLVVGWLKRRESADAFDNQTDFNPFRLQGESA; encoded by the coding sequence GTGAACCGGCGCTATCGCTATCTCGACCTGATGACCATCGGATTCGTGGTGGTACTGCTGATTTCAAACCTTGTTGGTCCAAAGATATGCCGCATCGGCCCGCTACGCCCCAGTGCCGCCGAGTTTCTGTTTCCGCTGACCTACATCTGCGGCGATGTTTTCACCGAGGTCTATGGGTACGGATCGTCGCGGCGCGCCATCTGGCTGGGATTCTTTGCGATGGCGCTCTTGATTGCCATGGGGCAGGTAGCGGTCAGTCTCCCTCCCGCTCCGGAGTGGCACGGGCAGGAAGCTTTCGCCAATGTTTTCAGCGTTGTGCCTCGCTTTGCTTTGGCGAGCCTGGTGGCGTACTGGTGCGGCGAATTCACCAATAGCTTTACCCTCGCGAAATTGAAGTTGCTCACCGGTGGCCGCTGGCTATGGACGCGGACGGTGGGCTCAACGCTGACCGGCCAGGCTGTCGATACAACCGTGCTGATCGTCATCGCCTTCGCAGGCACCCAACCGCCCGGAATGCTCGTGCGCATGATTGTTTCTGCCTATCTGATCAAGGTTGCGGTCGAAGTGATGGCCACTCCGGTAACCTATCTCGTGGTGGGATGGCTCAAGCGCAGAGAGTCCGCAGACGCATTCGACAACCAGACAGATTTCAACCCATTCAGGTTGCAGGGGGAGAGCGCCTGA
- a CDS encoding efflux RND transporter periplasmic adaptor subunit, translating into MRRILIFGIALLSGLVVVGCQQGTQKAPQAAAGMQAMPVKTVAVSLQPVAQSSEYMATIKSRRSATILPQVNGILTKILVHSGEHVKAGQALMEIDPRQQQATVAAQGATERQKKALLDYNTIELDRQKKLFAAGVTSRDAMDQAQQAFDNAKADYEASRGTRDMQEQQLGYFTLRAPFDGVVGDIPVHVGDYVSPSMGTTASALTTVDQAGDLEAYIYIPTERSSEARVGLAVELSDTSGKLLEKTKIDFLSPQVDPTLQGILAKAPLHPTPEIMRNAQLIKARIIWSTKPMVVVPVLAVTRQGGQPFVYVLQKQPNGQFTAAETPVTLGDTVENSYSITSGLKAGDQVVISSTQFLVNGMPVSPLPGA; encoded by the coding sequence TTGAGACGCATTCTTATTTTTGGTATTGCATTGCTCTCGGGTCTGGTTGTAGTCGGCTGCCAACAGGGAACGCAGAAGGCTCCGCAAGCGGCGGCTGGCATGCAGGCCATGCCGGTGAAGACGGTCGCTGTATCTCTGCAGCCAGTGGCGCAGAGCAGCGAATACATGGCAACCATCAAATCGAGACGGTCGGCAACAATTCTGCCGCAGGTAAACGGTATTCTCACCAAAATCCTGGTGCACAGCGGCGAGCACGTCAAAGCTGGCCAGGCGCTCATGGAGATCGATCCCCGCCAGCAGCAGGCGACGGTTGCGGCGCAGGGAGCCACCGAGCGACAGAAGAAGGCGCTCCTGGACTACAACACAATCGAACTCGATCGCCAAAAGAAGCTATTTGCCGCAGGTGTAACCAGCCGTGACGCGATGGACCAGGCTCAACAGGCCTTCGACAACGCCAAGGCTGACTACGAGGCCTCCCGTGGAACACGCGACATGCAGGAACAACAACTGGGGTACTTCACATTACGCGCGCCCTTTGACGGCGTGGTAGGCGATATCCCGGTGCATGTGGGCGACTACGTCTCTCCGTCGATGGGTACCACCGCCTCCGCGCTTACCACGGTCGATCAAGCCGGGGACCTGGAGGCATACATCTACATTCCGACAGAGCGCTCAAGCGAGGCGCGGGTTGGGTTAGCCGTGGAACTCTCTGACACCAGCGGCAAGCTTCTCGAGAAGACGAAGATTGATTTTCTGTCTCCCCAGGTTGACCCCACCCTGCAAGGCATCTTGGCAAAGGCCCCCTTGCACCCAACGCCGGAGATTATGCGCAATGCCCAGCTGATCAAGGCACGCATCATCTGGAGCACCAAGCCAATGGTGGTCGTTCCAGTCCTGGCGGTGACGCGGCAGGGAGGACAGCCATTTGTATATGTCCTGCAGAAGCAACCTAACGGCCAGTTCACTGCTGCGGAAACACCTGTGACGCTCGGCGACACGGTCGAGAATTCCTATTCCATCACCTCCGGTCTCAAAGCTGGCGACCAGGTGGTGATATCGAGCACCCAGTTCCTCGTAAACGGAATGCCGGTGTCTCCTCTTCCCGGTGCATAA
- a CDS encoding efflux RND transporter permease subunit produces the protein MFVDFFIHRPVFATVTALMIILSGAICIPNLPIAMYPTLAPPQVNVVCNYVGANADTVEKAVTIPLEESINGVEGMRYIRSSSTNNGTSQITATFQTGYNLDIAAVDVQNRVASVTGRLPAAVNATGISISKANTNFVFGAGFFTRDGRYSHEFISNYLDVYVKDALKRVPGVGDVNIFGERKYAMRVWIDPLKLAANGLTATDVINALQEQNVEIPAGQLGQQPSNDKQAFQIPVRVVGRLSSPEQFNNIILKSNPNGLILLKNVGRSEVGAEDYSSSLEYNGLSAQGVGVIQLSNANALDVDSKAKAALKELSKSFPPGLEYAVAFDSTTVVGESIREVLVTLAEAIGIVILVIFLFLLDWRATIIPAVTIPVSLIGTFAFIRIFDFSINSLTLFGITLATGLVVDDAIVVIENVQRHIAMEHSNPHEATSRAMSEVTSAVIATSLVLIAVFVPVSFFPGTTGILYRQFSLTIAFSIAISAFNALTLSPALSAMFLRGEEARPQQLDFLHIRPLSRAFAAFIHGADRFVTWLSTTYAKIIHVALQLRFVLLLLFFAGLGATVWIYGKVPTGFIPQEDQSFLIGIVQAPPGSSLAYTSALADRAQAIIYSNKDIAGAFSIMGFSFSGNASNAGLMFISTKPAKDRRGKGHSAGDIVADLSPKLSSLMFQPNGGLVAVIQPPAVQGVGSYGGFQFMLQDTGVNTISDLDRVAHQIVGAGRARKDITGLITTFSANDPQVLVTIDREKAKAMNVPLSQITTALGVFMGSQYVNDFDFNNRTYRVYAQADQPYRMTAKDLHNYYVRSDPGQMIPLDNLATVSESSGPPVISHYNLFRAVEIDGSPAPGYSSGQGITGMEDLAKQNIMPGMRYEWTGLTLDEIESSGRALLIFGLGILVVYLTLSAQYESFALPFIILLAVPMAVLGALGLVALRGLSNDVYCQIGLVMLIGLSAKNAILIVEFAEQLRRKGRSIAEAAIEAAELRLRPILMTSFAFILGVLPLVFATGAGALGRRSVGTTIVGGMLLSTVLNLVFIPVLYVLLSRLLRRGDAHEGSTAEGLV, from the coding sequence TTGTTTGTTGATTTCTTTATTCATCGACCAGTGTTTGCGACGGTTACCGCGCTGATGATTATTCTGTCGGGAGCGATCTGCATTCCCAATCTGCCGATTGCGATGTATCCCACGCTCGCGCCGCCACAAGTCAACGTGGTCTGCAATTACGTGGGCGCCAATGCTGACACTGTAGAAAAAGCCGTCACCATCCCTCTGGAAGAATCAATCAACGGCGTGGAGGGCATGCGCTACATCCGCTCCTCCAGCACGAATAACGGAACCAGCCAGATCACCGCGACATTTCAAACTGGCTACAACCTGGATATCGCGGCTGTCGATGTACAAAACCGCGTCGCCAGCGTTACCGGACGTTTGCCGGCTGCCGTCAACGCGACCGGCATCTCCATCAGCAAAGCCAATACCAACTTTGTGTTTGGCGCTGGATTCTTTACGCGCGACGGCCGGTACTCCCACGAGTTTATTTCGAATTACCTCGACGTGTACGTCAAGGACGCCCTGAAGCGCGTGCCCGGCGTCGGCGACGTGAACATCTTCGGCGAACGTAAGTATGCCATGCGCGTATGGATCGATCCGCTGAAGCTCGCAGCCAACGGATTGACTGCCACCGACGTGATCAACGCACTGCAGGAGCAGAACGTCGAAATTCCTGCCGGTCAATTAGGGCAACAGCCTTCCAACGACAAGCAGGCATTTCAAATCCCAGTCCGCGTCGTGGGCCGCCTTTCAAGTCCTGAGCAGTTCAACAACATCATCTTGAAGAGCAATCCGAACGGGCTTATTTTGCTTAAGAACGTCGGCCGGTCCGAGGTTGGCGCGGAAGATTACAGTTCTTCTCTTGAGTACAACGGCCTCTCGGCACAGGGTGTCGGTGTCATCCAGCTCTCCAACGCCAATGCGCTCGATGTAGACAGCAAGGCAAAGGCAGCCCTGAAGGAGTTGTCAAAGAGCTTTCCTCCCGGACTTGAATATGCCGTCGCCTTCGATTCGACCACCGTGGTTGGCGAGTCGATCCGCGAAGTGCTGGTCACGCTCGCCGAAGCCATCGGCATCGTGATTCTCGTCATCTTCCTCTTCCTGCTCGACTGGCGAGCAACCATCATTCCCGCAGTAACAATCCCGGTTTCGCTTATCGGAACGTTTGCCTTCATTCGCATCTTCGACTTTTCCATTAATTCGCTCACGCTCTTCGGAATCACCCTGGCAACGGGACTGGTGGTGGACGACGCCATCGTAGTGATTGAAAACGTGCAGCGCCACATCGCCATGGAGCACTCCAATCCGCACGAAGCCACGTCGCGCGCCATGAGCGAAGTCACCAGCGCGGTCATTGCCACTTCGCTCGTTTTGATCGCGGTGTTCGTGCCGGTTTCGTTTTTTCCGGGAACTACGGGCATTCTGTACAGGCAGTTCTCGCTGACCATCGCGTTCTCGATCGCAATCTCGGCATTCAACGCGCTGACGCTTTCACCAGCACTCTCGGCGATGTTTCTGCGCGGAGAGGAGGCGCGGCCGCAGCAACTCGACTTTCTGCACATTCGGCCACTTTCGCGCGCCTTTGCCGCCTTCATTCATGGTGCCGATCGTTTCGTAACATGGCTGTCCACGACTTATGCAAAGATCATCCACGTAGCTTTGCAGCTGCGCTTTGTCCTGCTGCTGCTCTTCTTTGCGGGGCTCGGGGCCACTGTCTGGATTTACGGCAAGGTTCCCACAGGGTTCATACCGCAGGAAGACCAGAGCTTTCTCATCGGAATTGTTCAGGCGCCCCCGGGGTCTTCGCTGGCGTACACCTCTGCTCTGGCTGATCGCGCCCAAGCCATCATCTATTCGAACAAGGATATTGCCGGTGCCTTCTCCATCATGGGTTTCAGTTTTTCAGGCAACGCGTCCAATGCCGGCCTGATGTTCATCAGCACAAAGCCCGCAAAAGATCGCCGCGGCAAAGGCCATTCCGCTGGAGACATCGTTGCCGACCTCTCGCCCAAGCTCAGTTCGTTAATGTTCCAGCCAAACGGCGGATTGGTGGCCGTCATTCAGCCCCCAGCCGTGCAAGGCGTTGGCAGCTACGGCGGTTTCCAATTCATGCTGCAGGATACTGGCGTGAATACGATCTCCGATCTAGACCGCGTGGCTCACCAGATTGTCGGCGCAGGTCGTGCGCGCAAAGATATCACCGGCCTTATCACGACATTCTCTGCGAACGACCCGCAGGTTCTCGTGACCATCGATCGCGAAAAAGCCAAGGCCATGAACGTTCCGCTTTCGCAGATCACCACCGCACTGGGCGTCTTCATGGGTTCGCAGTATGTCAACGATTTCGATTTCAACAATCGAACCTATCGCGTCTATGCGCAGGCCGATCAGCCCTATCGCATGACCGCGAAAGATTTGCACAATTACTACGTTCGGTCCGATCCCGGGCAGATGATTCCACTCGATAACCTGGCTACGGTTTCTGAGAGTTCGGGTCCTCCAGTCATTAGTCATTACAACTTGTTCCGCGCCGTGGAGATCGACGGTTCGCCAGCGCCGGGATACAGTTCGGGGCAGGGCATCACCGGAATGGAAGATCTGGCAAAACAGAACATCATGCCAGGTATGCGTTACGAATGGACAGGCTTGACGCTGGATGAAATCGAGTCGAGCGGACGCGCGTTGCTCATCTTCGGCCTGGGAATTTTGGTTGTGTATCTCACCCTCTCGGCGCAGTACGAGAGCTTCGCGCTGCCTTTTATCATCCTGCTGGCTGTGCCCATGGCGGTTTTAGGTGCCTTGGGATTGGTTGCTCTGCGCGGCCTTTCAAATGATGTCTACTGCCAGATCGGGTTGGTAATGCTGATTGGCCTGTCCGCCAAAAATGCGATTCTGATCGTCGAATTCGCAGAGCAACTGCGGCGCAAAGGACGGTCCATTGCAGAAGCCGCGATCGAAGCCGCTGAGTTGCGATTACGGCCGATCCTGATGACGTCGTTTGCGTTCATCCTCGGCGTTCTCCCGCTGGTATTCGCTACGGGTGCGGGTGCTCTCGGCCGCCGTTCCGTGGGAACCACGATCGTTGGCGGTATGCTGCTCTCCACCGTGCTGAATCTGGTGTTCATCCCTGTGCTCTACGTGCTGCTCAGCCGCCTGCTGCGGCGCGGTGATGCTCACGAAGGAAGCACTGCGGAGGGACTTGTCTAG
- a CDS encoding helix-hairpin-helix domain-containing protein, with the protein MISVLMTGRVGLAWRLDDQATRPASGAQSAPAPDARIDINTASLEELMKAPGMTPTWAARIIRYRPYRAKNDLLDKGIVSNQIYDRIKDYIIAHRNR; encoded by the coding sequence ATGATTTCCGTTCTAATGACCGGACGCGTGGGGCTTGCGTGGAGGCTTGATGATCAGGCCACGCGGCCAGCATCGGGCGCACAAAGCGCACCAGCGCCGGACGCGCGGATCGATATCAACACCGCGAGCCTCGAAGAACTAATGAAGGCGCCGGGGATGACTCCAACCTGGGCGGCGCGCATCATTCGCTATCGGCCATATCGCGCCAAGAACGACCTTCTCGACAAGGGCATTGTGTCGAACCAGATCTACGACCGCATCAAGGATTACATCATTGCGCATCGCAACCGTTAG
- a CDS encoding mechanosensitive ion channel domain-containing protein has product MATPPIASSTKQMLRSRVLGNTRLVILLVLFALLAVCLIFTWTTRDAMGNLSFLSPKNNANLATGSKKTIVDVSPWQTAQALAPLAVSAEEKEHAQEAERLADHEVDQAFAAALRQATIDSQHLILTGDALELSKRVAQLQQLIAQDRDEVQTITEQLKSPPKNGKPSEYDEGDLEVAKAQLGLDTDELADAQQDLNRASGDQTSQIQAELNAHEATMRDYDKQVHEGGQVAAISSRRYLTMAGRVSAWFRQRSRYASLQQALNQTRSDIANLTAQHNALEARANATAAAKTDDLDQRLQGLKDRTAQRQILSITDDRIQTDQQLATVYSKWSAQVLLQHRIVLHLILQSLALIAFIGICMVACDALVRRIMSTRLLDQRRSQTLRSILELSIQVVGVILILLVIFGTPRETPTILGLTTAALTIALQDFIIAFLGWFVLIGKNGIHVGDWVEINGVGGEVIDVKLFSTTLLETGTLADRGLPTGRRITFMNGFAIRGQYFNFSTSGQWMWDEISLSLPATENMHELLDRIQKVVVAETEKNASLAEQEWKRGAHGSSLSRFSGSAVENLRPSASGIEVLVRYVTRASERFEVRNRLYQKLLEMLRDPANQPASATISSGQNA; this is encoded by the coding sequence ATGGCAACACCCCCGATTGCTTCCTCTACCAAACAGATGCTTCGCAGTCGCGTTCTCGGCAATACGCGTCTAGTCATTCTCCTAGTGCTCTTTGCTCTTCTGGCCGTCTGTCTTATCTTTACCTGGACCACGCGCGATGCGATGGGGAATCTCTCGTTTCTCAGTCCCAAGAACAATGCAAACCTTGCGACCGGGAGCAAGAAAACCATTGTCGATGTGAGTCCCTGGCAAACCGCCCAGGCTCTCGCTCCTCTCGCCGTGAGCGCGGAAGAAAAGGAGCACGCACAGGAGGCCGAACGGCTTGCGGACCACGAGGTGGACCAGGCATTTGCTGCGGCGCTGCGCCAGGCCACGATTGATTCGCAGCACCTTATTCTCACCGGCGATGCTCTCGAACTCTCCAAGAGGGTAGCGCAACTTCAGCAGTTGATTGCCCAGGATCGGGACGAAGTACAGACCATTACGGAACAGTTGAAGTCGCCGCCCAAAAACGGCAAGCCTTCTGAATACGACGAAGGTGATCTCGAGGTAGCGAAGGCGCAACTAGGCCTGGATACGGATGAGCTTGCAGACGCCCAGCAGGATCTGAATCGCGCCTCAGGAGACCAGACTTCGCAAATACAGGCGGAGTTGAACGCCCACGAAGCCACGATGCGCGACTATGACAAGCAGGTACATGAAGGCGGTCAGGTTGCGGCTATCTCATCACGGCGCTACTTGACCATGGCCGGAAGAGTCAGTGCATGGTTTCGGCAGCGAAGTCGATACGCCTCGCTGCAGCAAGCGCTCAATCAGACGCGCTCAGACATCGCGAATCTCACCGCGCAGCACAATGCACTTGAAGCCAGAGCCAACGCCACGGCGGCCGCCAAGACAGACGATCTCGATCAAAGACTTCAAGGACTCAAGGACAGAACGGCGCAACGGCAGATCCTTAGCATTACCGACGATCGCATCCAGACCGATCAGCAGCTTGCGACCGTCTACAGCAAATGGTCTGCACAAGTGCTCTTGCAGCACCGCATTGTGCTGCATCTCATTTTGCAGTCGCTTGCTCTCATTGCTTTCATCGGCATCTGCATGGTGGCGTGCGATGCACTCGTCCGCCGAATCATGTCGACCCGATTGCTCGATCAGCGGCGTTCGCAAACGCTGCGCAGCATCCTGGAACTCTCCATCCAGGTTGTCGGAGTCATTCTCATATTGCTCGTGATTTTCGGAACTCCACGCGAGACGCCAACAATTCTAGGACTCACCACCGCAGCGCTCACCATCGCATTGCAGGACTTCATCATTGCTTTCCTCGGCTGGTTCGTACTTATAGGTAAAAACGGCATCCACGTGGGCGACTGGGTCGAGATCAACGGCGTGGGCGGCGAAGTGATCGATGTCAAACTGTTCAGCACCACACTGCTCGAGACCGGGACGCTTGCGGACCGCGGGCTGCCGACTGGACGGAGGATCACTTTTATGAATGGGTTCGCTATCCGCGGGCAATACTTCAACTTCTCCACGAGCGGCCAATGGATGTGGGACGAAATTAGTCTCAGCCTTCCAGCCACGGAGAATATGCACGAACTGCTTGACCGGATTCAAAAGGTCGTGGTGGCGGAGACGGAAAAGAACGCGAGCCTTGCCGAGCAGGAGTGGAAGCGCGGCGCGCACGGCAGCAGTCTCAGCCGCTTCAGCGGTAGCGCTGTCGAGAATCTGCGCCCCTCGGCGTCCGGAATCGAGGTGCTGGTTCGCTATGTAACCCGGGCTTCAGAGCGCTTTGAGGTGCGCAACCGGCTCTATCAAAAGCTCCTTGAAATGTTGCGTGATCCCGCCAATCAGCCCGCATCAGCAACAATCTCGAGCGGCCAAAACGCCTGA
- the hisI gene encoding phosphoribosyl-AMP cyclohydrolase — protein MSTQPTIDFEKMDGLVAGIVQDSQTGEVLMLGFLNPESYAKTIETGFVTFWSRTRQKLWMKGESSGNRLRVVSAATDCDNDALLFKVVVEGDGLVCHEGTVSCFTKLLGFSAEVARG, from the coding sequence ATGAGCACACAACCAACAATTGACTTTGAGAAGATGGATGGCCTGGTGGCCGGCATCGTACAGGACTCACAAACCGGCGAGGTATTGATGCTGGGTTTTCTAAACCCCGAAAGCTACGCCAAAACAATCGAAACCGGATTCGTCACTTTCTGGAGCCGCACGCGCCAGAAGCTGTGGATGAAGGGCGAAAGTAGCGGCAATCGGCTGCGCGTCGTCTCAGCTGCGACTGACTGCGACAACGACGCGCTGCTGTTCAAGGTTGTGGTCGAAGGCGATGGGCTGGTTTGCCACGAAGGCACTGTCAGCTGCTTTACCAAGCTGTTGGGATTCTCCGCGGAGGTGGCCCGTGGCTAA
- the hisG gene encoding ATP phosphoribosyltransferase encodes MANKLRLGLPKGSLQDSTIALFKRAGWNIYADGRSYFPSIDDAEIECMLIRAQEMARYVEHGVLDAGLTGIDWVVESGLDVTSVTTLIYAKQSRRKVRWVLAVPEASGFQRAEDLEGKIIATELVEVTKKYFADKGVNVKVEFSWGATEVKPPTLADAIVEVTETGSSLKANHLKIIDTVMESETHLIAGKAALADTWKRKKIDQLAVMLRGAIDAQSQVGLMLNVKRADLEAVLAVLPALNSPTISQLSNSEWVAVNTIVEERIARDVIPKLKTARATGIVEYPLNKVVL; translated from the coding sequence GTGGCTAACAAACTTCGTCTCGGCCTTCCGAAAGGCAGTCTTCAAGATTCAACGATCGCGCTGTTCAAGCGCGCCGGCTGGAACATCTACGCCGATGGTCGCTCCTATTTCCCCTCCATTGACGATGCGGAGATCGAATGCATGCTGATTCGCGCGCAGGAGATGGCGCGCTATGTCGAGCATGGCGTACTCGATGCAGGACTCACCGGAATCGACTGGGTAGTTGAGAGCGGTCTCGATGTCACCAGCGTCACCACCCTGATCTACGCCAAGCAAAGCCGCCGCAAGGTGCGCTGGGTGCTGGCCGTTCCTGAAGCGAGCGGATTTCAGCGCGCAGAAGATCTAGAAGGCAAGATTATTGCCACTGAGCTTGTAGAAGTGACCAAGAAGTATTTCGCCGACAAGGGCGTGAACGTAAAAGTGGAATTCAGTTGGGGCGCCACCGAAGTCAAGCCTCCCACATTGGCCGATGCGATTGTTGAAGTAACCGAGACTGGCAGCTCGCTCAAGGCCAACCATCTGAAAATCATCGATACCGTGATGGAAAGCGAAACCCATCTGATCGCCGGCAAGGCAGCGCTTGCCGATACATGGAAGCGCAAGAAAATCGACCAGCTCGCCGTGATGCTCCGCGGTGCCATTGACGCGCAGTCTCAGGTTGGGTTGATGCTCAATGTAAAACGTGCCGATCTTGAAGCTGTACTGGCAGTGCTGCCGGCGCTCAACTCCCCTACGATCTCACAACTCAGCAACTCCGAATGGGTCGCCGTCAACACGATTGTGGAAGAGCGGATTGCCCGTGACGTCATCCCAAAGCTCAAGACTGCCCGCGCCACTGGCATCGTCGAGTATCCGCTCAACAAAGTCGTGCTCTAG